The following nucleotide sequence is from Glycine max cultivar Williams 82 chromosome 9, Glycine_max_v4.0, whole genome shotgun sequence.
GAATGACATATTCGGCCATTTCTATGATCAAATTTTTTGATGAAGATGGGGAGTCTGAAGTTTTGGCAGACCTGAAactgaaaaaaattatgcagGAATTAGTGGTAAATGGATCTGCACATCCAAGATATTCCTtgcatgataaaaaattatgatattcaTTCAGGGTTTTTCAGAACATTTAAAAGGATAGCAGCCTTAGTTTATTGGGAGGGTATGAGGCAAGACATCCTACGATTTATGGCTGCATGTGAAACTtgccaacaaaataaatatcagGCCCTATCTCCAGCTGGTCTGTTGCAACCTCTCCCTATCCCTACACAGGTTGGTCTGATATATCTATGGATTTCATAGAAGGACTACCAAGAGCACAAGGCAAAAACGCAATTCGGGTTGTGGTAGACAAATTAACTAGGTATGCTCATTTTATCCCCCTTAGTCACCCCTTCACTGTAAAGGACATAGCTGATCTATTTGTCCAAGAGGTTGTGAAATTGCATGGGTTTCCAAACACCATCATTTCTGACTGGgataaattttttctaaaaagtcAATTTTGGAGGGAATTATTCAAATGTGTAGGAACTAAATAGAAATTTAGTTCAGCATATCACCCTCAGACGGACGGCCAGACTGAGGTGGTCAATAGAGGAGTGGAAACATACTTAAGATGTGTTACAAGGGAAAAACTAAAGCACTGACCTTCCTGCTTAAGTTGAACAGAATTTTGGTTTAACTCTAACTATAATAGTTCATCTAAGCTCACTCCTTTCAGGGCTCTATATGGCAGAGACCCACCCCAATTGCTTAAAGGCACCACTGTTCCATCAGCAGTAGAGGAGGTCAATAGAATGACCCAAGATAGGGACTCTGTTGGACCAACTCCGAACTAAATTGCTTAAGGCTCAGGACCAGATGCGAGCCTATGCCAATAAGCACCGTAGGGATGTTAACTTGGCTGTAGACGATTGGGTTTACCTGAAATTACAACCGTATCGGTTGAAATCTTTGGCTAAAAAGTTGAATGAGAAATTAAACCCTAGATTTTATGGATCATATCAGATTTCTAAGGTCATTGGTAAAGTGGCCTATCAGCTCAACCTACCACCCGAGAGTAAAGTCCATCCCGTCTTTCACGTGTCTCTATTAAAGAAAGTCATTGCTCCCAAGGTGAAACACCCCAACCCCTCCTCCTATGCTGACTGATGAGTTGGAATTAAGGGTAGAGCCTCTTGCTGTAAAGGCTGTCAGAAACTACCCTGCAGGCACAGCTGAAGTGCTCATCCAATGGAAAGATTTACCTGACTTTGAAGCCACATGGGAATCGATTTCTGTTATGAAGCAACAATTTCCTGCatttcaccttgaggacaaggtggctCTCTTGGGGGGGAGTATTGTTAGCCTACCTGTAAAGCAAGTGCATAAAGGAAGGACCCATGGCAAGTATAAGCGGAAGCCAGAGCAGCCAGAACCAGCGTTAACTGTAGCTGACTAAGATCAGTTACAGCTTAGTAGTTAGTCTTATAACTGTTTTAGGTCAATTAAGGGTAGTTAGTTAGCTAGTCTTTAGCAATAAATAGAGACTAACCGCCTAGAATTACTCATTCGGTAATTATGGTGGTTGGTTAGGGAGGCTAGGCTCTAATCCCTAGATGTATCTTTGCACCACAAGATTAATAAAACGAGAGTTTTGGCCAGATCTATCACAGATTTGCCAAGAAAGAAGGATTGACGAAAGAATAGAGAGGAATTATattattcaagaatcaagaatgaaAGAATGAGTATGAGATACCCTGGCAGTTTGAGGAACCTGGACCCTCCCTAAACCAATTCTGAAATCTTTTCCTTAGTTACAGTTACAACAGTTACAATAATTCCCTCCTCCTCTTAACTCATTTTTGGGTTCCTCCTTATGTAAACCTGTCTAATAGGAAGCCTAACTCTATCAACAAACCATCAATAGACACTGAATATATTGATATATCTCTCAAAACATGCTAGACTCCTGGCATTAAAGAATAACCCTGAGTAAATGAAACTATGAAAGGTTACCTGACCTCCTCTTCTTCACATCAATGAAACCATCCCTCCTGATTCTTTCCAAATAATCTTTTCCAAGGTGTTCTTCAATGCCTGCCTTCATATCATAACGCCCAGAGAGGTTGACAACTGTTTTAATGTCACTATATTTTGAAGCATATAGAAGCACTACGCCACCTCCTGCGTAAAGATACAGAAAACCATTAGTAATAGTTCAACCATGCATGCAAACTTTATTTGGTCAAAAGATAGACTTGTTAGGTTCCACCAACTACAAATGAAATGCAATAACCACCCAAATGGAATAGGAATTTTCTCAACCTTGGTCCTTACCCAACTGGGATCTATAGAATACCTTTGCTCATATAATACAAGTTAACAACTATGGTAAAACGAAAGATATTGACCATGTTTATTTTTAGAACGGTTTGAGAAATATAACCAAAGTATTGACTTTTCTAATGCTAGACGTTTTGACTAGGTATTATGCATCAATTAAATGAAGTTTGAATCTGGCTTTATATCACAAGTTACACAACTCTTCATATTGCAGCATTCAAGGTTGCAATCTTAACATCCAAAGCATGGTTAACATGAAATCATTTTGATAAGGATAGTTCTCATCATTTTTCAGGCATATAATGAAATATGATCGATGAATGATTGGATAAATCAACATAGATAATCATATATCTAAAATGATATTTAGATCTAtctttcttaactttttcttgttGGTAGAAATATTTACCGATTTGGAGAAAAAGTCAACCAACCTTTACTATGACCAACAATTGCACTGATTACACGGTTAGATTCATGGAAATGTTGAGCTACAGCATGTAAATCATCAACCTCGGTCCAATAGTTACCAAACTGAAACAAACCTTCACTTTCCCTTCAAGGAAAATCCAAGAGCTAAAGTTAAGACCAAACTAAGAGTGGAGCAAGGCTAAAGATCAAGACCAGATGACAGAAATTTTAGCATGTATAATGCAGTGTAAATGGAGAAACTACCACCCCAGTTTACACCAAGCAACTGAGTTCCTTCCAAGCAACAGGTTGGGTATGCTTGGGTacatatccaaatttcttgGGAGCAAAAAAATTGTATGTGGCTTGAGACTTGGAAAAGAAATTATAAGGAGTACCAATACTGTATCTGTATTCATGCAACATAGAGCAGCATACGCAGTGACTGAATCAGATCTCAACAATTACACTATTGAAATTATAGGTAAATTGAGTTACTGAGGATGGTACATACCTACACTCCTAGCATGATAAGACTCCTAAAACAATACAAAGATCCTAATATCCTAGCAACTAGAACTACAAGAGTAATTTCAATATTAGTTATGATAAACAAAAATAGCCTCTGATACCAAAGCAATCACATTAGAGGATCACCTATATAACTTTTATGCTGTTTTAATGATCAAACTATCATATTCATTCATTCAGTGACGCATGATGTTGGTATTCACAAAGTATCAGTATTTTTACCATTGAGAAAGTATCAGTATTTAGTATCACATTAGCATGTGaccaaattgataaaataaaaaataaaaatattcaaaccaCATGCTGCTTTTCATACACGTAGTCATCTTGCACCTATTATTATCCATTGAAAACTGAAGAGCCTAGAATGCATCTCAAAAAGAGCAACCAAGATAAAGAGGGTCCAGTCCACTTTTCTCTATTTCTCAGTTTTTAGATTATCATTTGATAGTAAAATTCTGAAACTCTAATACAATTTAACAACCATTTACAGTAACATGCAAAGCCACCTAAAAAACAAACACGTACTTAATATGTTTAGACTTTAGACAAGTAATGGTTATACTCTGCATTGCTATAAACTTACCCATTTCCAGAAAAGTCAAAACGGAAAGAACTAATTTTTGCATTTTCCAATGCAACAGCAAGGTTCAATATGAGATTGGTatcctaaaaagaaaaaagaaaaaaataatcaggCACTAAaggaattaaataataataatccactcccatattataaattaaagtatACAATTATTGATTTTAACTCTCAGTATTCTATCAAAATTTTCTATCTTCTCAGTTTTGGATGCATATTTCACATGATAAACTTGcaattaagcaaaaaaaaaaaaaatccacttaAAAATCTCAAACTATTGTGTGTGTGTACTGTGGTCTCATCATctcatgatattttttaattataaagtttaattattttttgcgtTACCATGATAATAGTGTGAAACATTCACTAGGAACTAACTAATGACCACCTTTGATAGCATCTCTCTTCTAGCAACGCTTTTTCCATTTTCCATTACATATTAAAAGCtatctatttatataaaatatacatttatactgtgataaaataataataagaaaaataataataaaagaataaaaaggctTAGCATATGAAAGAAAGTAAGAAAGTATTAACCTTTGTGCATCGAAAACCATGGCACAAGATTACAATGTCCCTGGTTCCAGATTCATGCAATGTGCCCACAAGCTTTTCACCGTGCTTGTTGGGTATTATGACTCTGTGTCGCTGAACAGCtgaaaaagcaaatgaaatacCAATCATCAAATTTCgtcagtgaaaaaaaaaaaatcaattctgaATGAGCGTGTTGGTGTTGTGGATGCGATGAGTGGTGAATGTAAATCTCGCAAAACTCACTCACGTGGGTTTTGTGGAGGCAGAGCCATCTTCAAGGGTGGGTTCCTATCTTCTCTGCGCTTCTGAGTGGCTGTAAGGTAAATGCAAAACTGCAAAGAAGACGTCACGTTTCAGAAAATTGGCAATTTTTCGAAATGGCCACCAATTGCAGATCACAGTGTGCAAAAGAAAACAttcccttttcttttgttataGAAATAATTGTGTTTTGGTTATAACCAAGTATCTCACGGACTAAAGTCAACAATTAATCTCATCCAATAAGTGTTTGTCCATATATCAAACTCATCAACATCTACTTAAAAATATAGGATTATTTAAGAGATTGACATCTTTTAGTAATAGATGTGTTTCTTTATATATCAAACTCAGGaacatgtatttaaaaatagagtTATTTATCActtatgttatattatattgGTAAAATAATTGTGTTTGggaggttttaaaaaaaaattaataaaatgagtagtaattttctgtttttttcatatgtttctctaaagtttaaaatactttataaaaaatttattttctcctttttttttttaagaaacaactTTAACtccttaaagaaaattattttttttataatatttgtttaagtttaaacaaattggTTCTAAGGGTATGTTTAGTCcttttttttgtaacttttttttgcttaaaGGGAGAAGCTGaatcaaacatttttcataaaaaattctgAAAAATCAAGTAACTTatctttatataataaaatttgaaaaagaaatagcTTTTAAATAACTTAGTAGGAGGAACTTTATCGAAACTTCATGTAAACTCCTTTAAGATCTCCTCTTATCATACGAATAACTTTCTTCATCTCCACTTCTCATTCCAACTATTTTAGCTATTGAAGCATTCTTGTTCACCACCAAAGAATATAGTCTTGAATATTTTCCCTCAACAGTACTTTCCCCTAAAGCCAAAGGCCACACCAAAAAGATGTAAAATTTTCATCTCCTACCTTTTTACAAATCAAATTAGAAAATCATTCATTATATTCCAACTCTGAGGATTTTATATCCCTCCACCATTGAGAACGCATACTCCCCCTCCTCTCCCATACTTGTGCCTTAAAACCTTGTACCATAATGATTGGCACTCTACCTTCATACTCCACCTCCATTTCTCCATAAGGTTATATTAAAtgtctttatatattttatcccaAGAccccttttctctttctccataCACACTCTCTCCCAAGCAAGCCAATGAATTTTATCCCCCAACTTCCTTCCCACCCCATAAAAAACTTCTAAAAAGAGATTTAAGAAAAGAATGATACCTAACGGAaccttgaagaagaagaaaaaatagatcAGGAGGGATATCAACACTAACTTGAGCAAAACCATACGATCTCCAAAagaaatatgtttattattcCATGATGTCAATCTTGATCTCACTTTATCCAACACCACCTATCAAGTAGACTTCTTATAATCTGCCCCAATAAGCAACCCCAAATATCTAAAAGGAACGGAACCAACTTTACAATTAAAAACATACATTGTTGCTTGTACCCAATCAGGTGATACATTAACAGCCACCGGACTCTCATGAAAATTCACCTCTAGACCAAAAAGACAGCTTGTACAATTGAAGAATTGCTTTAATTGTCATCTCATTTCTCCAGTTGTTCATACCAATAACCAAAGTGTCAATATCAAATTGTTAATGTGACACACAATTATATTGTCTCTCGAATTCAAAATCGTTAAACTTCATTCATCGTCATACTTAAGTCTTCTGTCacaaccaagaaaaaaaaaaaggagagagtgGATCTCTTTGTCTTCAACTCTTTTCCTACCCTCAATTCTTTTGTAGGGTTATCGTtcactaaaacaaaattttttgtTGTGGATATGCACTCACAAATGAGCTTATTTCAAGTTGATTTAGTTCATTGCAAGCCCTAAAAGTAACCAACGAGCTTCCATTGGGTACCAAAAAAGTAaggaaatatttgttattaaaattgttaataacTAGAACCAAATTGTTTAAAGGAAAAATGTCCAACTTTGAACCAATGATCGATCTTAATTACTAAACTTGAGATTATACCTTGAGTTAGAGTTTTTTCACatgagttttaattatttattttctaattttgttttccTAATCAAATCCCTCTCAATTTATTGTTGCTTTTAATAGCATAAAAGAAGCAAAATTTATACTAGTTTATGTggatctatcttttttttttctaactacaAAGTTAAGTTCTTTTGCTTTTTCGATGAGAGCTTCAAGTATCCTATAAGTTTGATCTCTTGGATAAGTTTTGTCACTAATTCAAAACTCAGTCACACCTCAACCTCTTCATCATTTCGTACGAATTTATTAATATACGAGATTCAAACCCAAAACCTCCTCATAAAGGATTCAACCTTATTTATTTCCTtactcaaaaatattttataaaaagagtaaTAAGGTGGTGTCATAAGATGCACTTATATACATGCGTTACCTTATAACTCATGTAATGTGgattttttgtgtaaaaaatgtaatgtgGACTTTTTAAGGTAAAATTCTAGAAAAGCTTCTTgcaaaaaggaaattaaattcaaatcacttttctaaataattatGTGACTATTAATTCAtcgttgtatttttttttaataagtcatCATTGTATCTGGTGATACATAAGAGTGAAATCAAGTCCTTTTGAGTCAATAATTTGTTTAtgatagttttataatttatctctttattgttttatatttttttaaaggacaatgtaaataaatattttatagttattaGTTTTATGATTATGTGTGATTCTATATtctcattcaatcataaattaatattatataatttttatggtGATTATTAGTTAACAAGTTACTATACATTCTAGTTTGTAGTTTGTAATGAGATGAtcaatatataacatttttatcattaaagttaCATCCCCTTTCCTTCCAAAATGATTGCagatttagtttttgaaaaaaattctaaatttattgatgtttttagttttcaacgagatatttaaatatttattacaattttatcctttaataaatattgttatCTTGAAAgacttaataattataataaattatagaaaaaagaaaaagaatcaaaatattttaataaaattatcctCTAACAAATTCTATTttctagaaatatttttttaatctgtaaACCTTAAGTATAAGTTATTTTGAGATATaaagtatattataaaattgCACAATTCAACATGAGAtacgatttttttttagaaaaagcgGCGTAGGGTATTATCGCTTTCTGTATATATCCGTAAAGATTCCCAAattcaattctttatttttttaaaggattttccatatattttttccacattaaattaaattttgcgacaattttatttttccttttttttattttcttatatcatACCGTCATGATGTCAGTTGCAATACAGATGTAGTGTATTATTGTTCAAATAATAGTATACAATAatattctgtcaaaaaaaatatacaataatatcAACAGTGTTAagttgtttgattttatttttaaaatatccaaATAATAATATGGGGAAAAGTTACAG
It contains:
- the LOC100783246 gene encoding uncharacterized protein, encoding MALPPQNPPVQRHRVIIPNKHGEKLVGTLHESGTRDIVILCHGFRCTKDTNLILNLAVALENAKISSFRFDFSGNGESEGLFQFGNYWTEVDDLHAVAQHFHESNRVISAIVGHSKGGGVVLLYASKYSDIKTVVNLSGRYDMKAGIEEHLGKDYLERIRRDGFIDVKKRRSGSFDFRVTEESLMDRLGINIHEACLKIDKECRVFTIHGSSDEIIPVEDAFEFAKIIQNHKLHVIGGANHMFSNHQGELSSVVVNFIEETLHQVKGTAS